The DNA region ATTTTTAAATATTATTATAATTATATTAATGATTTATCTTATTATGATGATAATATTGAGAATAATTTTTATACAAAATTACAATTGTTTAATATTAGGTTCAAGCAAATTATATATATACCAATAAATATAAATAATGATTTAAAAGATATTATGAATACAAAAAATAGAGATATTAAAATTATAGATAGATATGATAATAATATAGATGATTTAGAAAAAAGCTTGAAAATATGTTTAAATAATAAAATCACGGAGAAATTATGGAAAAATACAATAAAAAAATTAGAAACGGATCCTTTATTTAAAGAATTAGAATTAGCAAATATAGATAAAGACGATATAGAACAATCTATAAAAGATATTATAAATAAATATAAAAAATCAAGTTCTGGTCATAAATTTATTTTATTAACTATAACTAAAATAGTTGAAATGATTACTCCAAAATCGTTAGTAATTATTGATGAACCAGAAAATCATTTACATCCACCTTTATTAGCATCTTTAATAAGAGCTATGTCATATTTTTTGATACAAAGAAATGGTTTTGCTATTTTAGCTACACATTCTCCAGTTGTATTACAAGAAATACCAAAGTCTTGTGTATATGTTTTGAATAGATTTGGTAATGAAATATCTATTAGAAAACCAAGTATAGAAACTTTTGCTGAAAATATTGGAACATTAACTAGAGAAGTTTTTAGATTAGAAGTAGAAAATAGTGGGTTTTATGAAGCATTAAAGGAAGAAGTAAATAATGGTGAAAGTTATGAAGGTATATTGAAGAAATATGATAACCAAATAGGGTTAGAAGGAAGAAGTATTATTGCTACATTATTAGCAAATAAGGATTATTAAATGTACTTTATAGATGATGAGAATATATATAAGTTTGATAATATACCATTATTAAAAACTAAAATAAATGATTCAATTTTAAATATGATTAAATCACAAGAAAATTTATATTTAAAAGATATAAGTATCATATCTCCATGTTTTGATGAAAATGATAAAGAAGTTAGTATACTTAAAGATTTATATAAAAATGAGTTTGTATCTAAGAAATGGGAGGGACATTATGATAAAATTAAAAAGTCCGTTAGTGAATGTCCATATTGTGGTTTTGGAGAAATCACAGAAATAGATCATTTTTTACCAAAATATTTATATCCAGAATTTATATTATTTTATTATAATCTAGTACCTTCTTGTCATAATTGTAATAAAAGTAAACTAACAAAAATTATAAATATACATCCATATATACATAAAATTGATATTCTTAATGTAGATTTGTTTAAACTAGAAATAATTATTGAAAAAACAAATTTAGTTTTTAGATATAATATTAATGATAATATAGACAAGAATATAAAACAGTTTATTGAAATATTAAAACTTTCAGAAAGATATTCAATGGCTGCTAATTCTTTATTTAATAATGATAGAGCGTATTATAAAAGAATTGATTATAATGGTTTATATAATGAAATAAGAAATAGATATGAAACTTCAACAAAAATACATTTGAGATATTTTTATAAATCTATTTTAGATGATTTTCAAAAAGTTTATAATTATATAATGAATAATTAATGTTCTTATAATATTATTAATCCTATCTAATTTTATTTTTTAATCATTATGTTAAAAGAATTAAATATAAATTTATAATAAAAACATATATTTTTATATAATAAATCATGCTATTATTTAATAAATTCTTTTTGACAAATTTTAATTAATTGTGTATTATGTTAATCTACAAATTTAAACATTGGAGTGAAAAATGGATATGTTAGAAAAATCTGAAGATATAATTGCTTATATAAAAAACTCTACTAAAAAAACACCTGTTAAAGCGTATATAAAAGGAACTTTATCAAATATAAAAACTAATGCTAAAATTTTTTCTTATGGAGATTTTAATTTTATAGTTGGTGATTATGATGAAGTAAAAAGAATATTGGAAGAGTATAAAGAGTTTATAATGGATTATTATTTAGAAAATGACAGAAGAAACTCTGGAGTACCTACATTAAGTTATTTTGATGTTAATGCGAGAATTGAGCCTGGCGCTATAATAAGAGACAAAGTAAAAATAGGCAACAATGCTGTTATAATGATGGGAGCTATTATCAATATTGGTGCTGAAGTAGGAGATGGCACTATGATAGATATGGGTGCTGTATTAGGCGGACGTGCTATTGTTGGTAAGAATTGTCATATTGGTGCGGGTGCAGTATTGGCTGGGGTGATAGAGCCTCCTTCTGCTAAGCCTGTTATAGTAGAAGATAATGTTGTAATAGGAGCTAATGCTGTTGTATTAGAGGGTGTTCATATTGGTAAGAATGCTGTTATTGGTGCGGGTGCTGTTGTTATAGAAGATGTGCCTGATAATCAAGTTGTTGCTGGTAATCCTGCTAAAGTTATTAAAGAAAAAGACAGTAAAACTATTGATAAGACAAAATTAGTTGATGATTTAAGAAAATAATTTTAAATATTTTATACTATTTTCAAATGATTGCATTTTTTAATTTTTGATTTTTTATAAATATAATTTATTAATAAATATTATTTTGTAAAAAATTAAAATTTTAATGAAGTGCAATCATTTTAATTTATTGTTTTTATGAAGGTTTGAAATATGCAAAGTTTTAATTTACAGCTTCCTACTAAAGTAATATTTGGAAAAAATGCTCAAGATAGTACTGTTTCAGAAATAAAAAAATTAAATGCTAAAAAAGTATTTATAGTTTATGGTTCTAATAGAATAAAAGAAAATGGGTTATTAGAAAATATAGAAAACATGTTAAAAAAAGAGAATATTGATTATACTTTTTTTAATAATGTAAAAGCTAATCCTCTACTTTCTCATGCTAGAGTTGGAGTAAAAAAAGCTATAGAGTTTAATGCTGATTTAATTTTAGGGATAGGCGGAGGAAGCGTAATAGACACTGCAAAAGCAATAGCAATAGGAGCAGCTAATCCTCATGTTGATATTTGGGATTTTTGGACATACAAAAAAACTCTAGAAAAAACTATTAATGTAGGATGCATAGTTACAATTTCTGCTGCAGGAAGTGAAACTAGTACATCAGCAGTGCTTACTAATGATGAAACTTTAGAGAAGAGAGGGCTTAATACAGAGTTTAATCGTCCTAAATTTGCTATAATGAATCCTTGTTTTACTTTTACTTTGCCTTATTATCAAGTGGCATGCGGAATAGTGGATATTATGATGCATACTTTAGATAGATATTTTGCTGATAATTGCTTCAATGAAACTACAGATGCTATTGCTGAGGCATTACTTAGAGTTGTTATAAAAAATGGTATTATAGCTATGAAAGATAAAAATAACTATGATGCTATGAGCGAGCTTATGTGGTGCGGAAGTTTGTCTCATAATACTTTAACAGGTTTAGGTAATGAGTTTGATTTTATAGCACATAAATTTGGTCATGAACTTAGTGCCCAGTTTGATGTAGCACATGGAGCTAGTCTTGCTACAGTTTGGGGGCATTGGGCTAAATATTGTTATGACTATTCTGATTATACAAGAGAGAGATTTAGAAAATATGCAAAAAATGTGTGGAATGTTGATGATGCTCTAGAAGGAATAAATAAAACTATAGAATATTTCAAACAAATTAATATGCCTACCAATTTTACAGAATTAGGAATAGGCATTCAAGACGATGATATGCTCAATTTACTTACCAATAGAACCACAAAAAATGGCAGTTTAACTTTTAATCATTTTAGAGCTTTAAATAAAGACGATGTGTTTAATATATTTAGAAGCTGTAATGTTTGATATGCATTAAGAATTTTTAACTTTTTTATTTTAGTTATTTACAGGGTTTTGAATCGCACCATATATCTTTTATTGGTATAAAAAAACTTTATATGCTTCGTATACGCTTCGCAAAGAACTGCATTATTTAGCTTAAAATGTTGGTATTATCTTAATTATATATTCCAAACATATAAAGCTAAAATTTGTACTTTTTGCAACTTTGACGAAGTCCACACAGTGTGCTACGGGAAAAAGTTGATAGAAAAACAAAAACTTATAATAACAAAATATACTTGTTTGTTATCTTTTAAAAATATATTTATCAATGTTTTTTAAATGCTCTTCATAGGTTACAGAGAAAGCATGTTTTCCTGTGCCGTCCGCTACAAAAAATATATAATCTGTTTTGGCAGGGTTTAATGATGCCTCTATAGCTTTAGCACTGCTTGAACATATTGGTCCTGGAGGAAGTCCTGTATTTTTATAAGTGTTATAAGGGTGAACCATACGCAAGTCATCATATTTTAGATTTGGCTTTTCTATATAATCACCTTTTACCAAAGTCATAGCATAAATTGTTGTAGGGTCTGCTTCTAGTCTTTTATCTATATTTAATCTATTATAATATACAGAAGCTATTAATTTAGGGTCATCATTAGGTCCCATTTCTTTCTCTACAATAGAAGCCATAGTTAATACTTCATGTACAGTTCTTCCAATTTTTTTGGCTCTCTCTTCCAAATCTGGAAACTGTTTAAAAAGTGAATCTATCATATGAGTAACTAATACTTCTGCAGGATTACCTTTTACTATATAATATGTAGAAGGAAATATATATCCTTCTACACTATCAGAAGGAATACTATATTTTTCCAATATTTTTTTATCATGACATGCTTTTAAAAACTCTTCTTTTGTAGTAAAACCTTGAGTTTCTAAGTAGTTAGCTATTTCGTATATATTTTTACCTTCTGCAATGGTGAGCCTTACCATAGCCTGTTTACCGCTATTTAAATGCTTCATTATATCTATCATGCTCATATTTTTATTAAGCTCATAATAACCGCTTAAAAGCTTTCTGTCATATTTTAAATGTTTAGCTAATACAACGAATAATCTTGAGTTTCTTATAAGTCCTTGTTCTTGTAGTTTTTTTGATATATTATAAGCACCTTCTCCTTGCTTAATTTCAAAGTATACTTTTTGAGAATCTTTTGCTACTGGTGAAACTGTATATACTATTAAACTAGCTATTGATATAGCAAATATTACAGCTATAGAAACTATTATAATTAAAGCTCTTTTCATAATTTTGCATAAACCTTTATATGATTGATTATTGATTAATAATTATAACCAAATAAATAGAAATTGTCAAAATAGTAGATAATACTATATATAATAATTGTACAAAAATCATTGACAATTTATGTGTTTTATGATATACTACATAACTGTATAATTTCTAACAAAATTCAAAAAATAGGGTAAGTATATGAAATACGAAATTTTAGCTCAAAATGCCCGCTTTTTTACAATATCAGCGGCAATTCTAACCTTAGCTTTTGCATTCTATTTCTACAAATGGATGCGTAAGCAAGATGAAGGTACAGACAAAATGAAAGAAATTGCTTCACATGTTCGCTCTGGTGCTATAGCTTATCTTAAACAACAATATAGAGTTATAGCTTTCTTCTTTGCTGGAGCTTTCATTATTTTTGCTATTCTTTCTTATGCTTTAAAAGTACAAAATCCTTTCATTCCTATAGGTTTCTTAACAGGAGGTTTCTTCTCAACACTTTCTGGATTCTTAGGTATGAAAACTGCTACTTATGCATCAGCAAGAACTGCTAATGCAGCTAGCAAATCACTAAACCAAGGTTTAACTATAGCTTTCCGTTCTGGTGCTGTTATGGGTCTTACCGTTGTTGGTTTAGCTTTATTTGATATATCTATGTGGTTTATAATACTTAATGCTTGGCTTGATAATAGTTGGTTTAATACTGACTTCTTAGCTTTAGGTAATATTGCTCGTGATTCTTCAGAGTTTATTTCTGCTAAGATGCACTTTGTTACTACTACAATGCTTAGCTTTGGTGTAGGTGCTTCTTTCCAAGCTTTATTTGCTCGTGTTGGTGGCGGTATATTTACAAAAGCTGCTGACGTTGGTGCTGACTTGGTAGGTAAAGTTGAAGCTGGAATACCAGAAGATGACCCTAGAAACCCTGCTGTTATAGCTGATAACGTTGGTGATAACGTTGGTGACGTTGCTGGTATGGGTGCTGACCTATATGAATCTTATGCAGGTTCTATACTTGCTGCTATGAGTTTAGGTTCTGCTGCTTTTGGTTATATTAATCCTGATATTAGCCCTATATATGCTGTATCTCTTCCTATGATACTTGCTGCAATTGGTACTCTTTCTTCTATAATAGGTGTATTCTTCGTTAAAACTAAAGAAGGTGCTACTATGGGAGAATTGTTAAAATCTTTAAGAGTTGGTGTTTATGTAAGCAGTGCTATAATAATAGTTGTTGCTTTTATATTAGTAAAAATGCTTCTTCCAAACAATTTGGGATTATTTGTTTCTATAATTGTAGGACTTATAGCTGGTAACGTAGTTGGTTTCTTTACAGAATACTATACTGCTGCTGAATATAAACCTACTCAATGGGTTGCTGAACAATCTAAAACTGGTCCTGCTACTGTTATCATCGGCGGACTTGCTGTTGGTATGCAATCTACTTTAATACCTGTTGTTACAGTAGTTGTTTCTATTATATTAGCATTTGGTTTTGCAGGCGGTTTTGGTGCTGGTGCTTCTGCATTCTCTCAAGGTTTATATGGTATTGCTTTAGCTTCTGTTGGTATGTTATCTACTTTAGGTATTACATTAGCTACAGATGCTTATGGTCCTATAGCTGACAATGCTGGCGGTAATGCTGAGATGTCTGGTCTTCCTGAGAGTGTTAGAGAGAGAACTGATGCTTTAGACTCTTTAGGTAATACTACTGCTGCTACTGGTAAAGGTTTTGCTATTTGTTCTGCTGCTTTAACTGCTATGGCTTTAATTGCTGCTTATATAGAAGAGATTAAAGTTTCTTTAGGCAGAATGATTAATTCTGGTAATTTGACTTCTATTAATATAGGTACTATAGAATATACTGCTAATACACCTGCAGAATTATATCAGAAAATAGTTTACAGCTTACATATGAATGAGTTTATGAATGCTTTCAATATTCACTTGATGAACCCTAAAGTATTAGTTGGTATATTTATCGGTGCTATGTTAGTATTCTTCTTCTGTGCTTTAACTATGAAAGCTGTTGGACGTGCTGCTGCTGGAGTTGTTGAGGAAGTTAGAAGACAATTTAGAGAGATTAAAGGTTTATTAGCTGGAGAGGCTGGAGTAAAAGCTGATTACGAAAAAGCTGTTGAAATCTGTACTAAATCTGCTCAAAAAGAGATGATTGTTCCTTCTGTACTTGCTATAGTTGTTCCTGTTGTTGTTGGCTTTATATTTGGTGTACCTGCTGTTATAGGTATGTTAGTTGGCGGTTTAACTTCTGGTTTTGCTATGGCTGTTATGATGTCTAATGCAGGTGGTGCTTGGGACAATGCTAAAAAATATATTGAAGCTGGTAATTTAGGCGGTAAAAAGATACTTGATGAAAATGGCAACAAAATCACTAACCCTAATCATGCTGCTGCTGTTATAGGTGATACTGTTGGTGACCCATTCAAAGATACTTCTGGACCAAGCTTAAACATTCTTATTAAACTTATGAGCTTAATAAGTGTTGTATTTGCTGGTGCTGTTGTTGCTTTCTCACCAAAAATTCAAGCTTTACTTGGAATAGCTGACCAAATTATTAAGTAATAAATTTTATTAAATATATTATAAGCTGTCTGACTTTAATTAGTTAGGCAGCTTTTTTTATTTAACTATGAACTATAATTCTTTTTATTATAGAATAATTGTAAAATAATGGTAATTTTATATTTATTTATAATACTAATCATACTTAATATTAT from Brachyspira pilosicoli P43/6/78 includes:
- a CDS encoding AAA family ATPase encodes the protein MDIKIVYKQWRHNQSHVDYKTKNQIILAHEHWDDFGYQNLYEVHYVDNNMEYYYLGETKIMSVKSNTTIEKILIENDYKYLDDSCASIGLFNFYENLMSLDDDIKKYLLEVIKDCIYNPSIFNKFEDSIVMKTSLLRDTNYEDIKEEYSQMIFQNQYINTRFSLGIKLDRDIDDKIIIDVHPDSTPPTNIHAFIGRNSSGKTQLLEAIFKYYYNYINDLSYYDDNIENNFYTKLQLFNIRFKQIIYIPININNDLKDIMNTKNRDIKIIDRYDNNIDDLEKSLKICLNNKITEKLWKNTIKKLETDPLFKELELANIDKDDIEQSIKDIINKYKKSSSGHKFILLTITKIVEMITPKSLVIIDEPENHLHPPLLASLIRAMSYFLIQRNGFAILATHSPVVLQEIPKSCVYVLNRFGNEISIRKPSIETFAENIGTLTREVFRLEVENSGFYEALKEEVNNGESYEGILKKYDNQIGLEGRSIIATLLANKDY
- a CDS encoding HNH endonuclease; this translates as MYFIDDENIYKFDNIPLLKTKINDSILNMIKSQENLYLKDISIISPCFDENDKEVSILKDLYKNEFVSKKWEGHYDKIKKSVSECPYCGFGEITEIDHFLPKYLYPEFILFYYNLVPSCHNCNKSKLTKIINIHPYIHKIDILNVDLFKLEIIIEKTNLVFRYNINDNIDKNIKQFIEILKLSERYSMAANSLFNNDRAYYKRIDYNGLYNEIRNRYETSTKIHLRYFYKSILDDFQKVYNYIMNN
- the dapD gene encoding 2,3,4,5-tetrahydropyridine-2,6-dicarboxylate N-acetyltransferase, which encodes MDMLEKSEDIIAYIKNSTKKTPVKAYIKGTLSNIKTNAKIFSYGDFNFIVGDYDEVKRILEEYKEFIMDYYLENDRRNSGVPTLSYFDVNARIEPGAIIRDKVKIGNNAVIMMGAIINIGAEVGDGTMIDMGAVLGGRAIVGKNCHIGAGAVLAGVIEPPSAKPVIVEDNVVIGANAVVLEGVHIGKNAVIGAGAVVIEDVPDNQVVAGNPAKVIKEKDSKTIDKTKLVDDLRK
- a CDS encoding iron-containing alcohol dehydrogenase; the encoded protein is MQSFNLQLPTKVIFGKNAQDSTVSEIKKLNAKKVFIVYGSNRIKENGLLENIENMLKKENIDYTFFNNVKANPLLSHARVGVKKAIEFNADLILGIGGGSVIDTAKAIAIGAANPHVDIWDFWTYKKTLEKTINVGCIVTISAAGSETSTSAVLTNDETLEKRGLNTEFNRPKFAIMNPCFTFTLPYYQVACGIVDIMMHTLDRYFADNCFNETTDAIAEALLRVVIKNGIIAMKDKNNYDAMSELMWCGSLSHNTLTGLGNEFDFIAHKFGHELSAQFDVAHGASLATVWGHWAKYCYDYSDYTRERFRKYAKNVWNVDDALEGINKTIEYFKQINMPTNFTELGIGIQDDDMLNLLTNRTTKNGSLTFNHFRALNKDDVFNIFRSCNV
- the mltG gene encoding endolytic transglycosylase MltG; the protein is MKRALIIIVSIAVIFAISIASLIVYTVSPVAKDSQKVYFEIKQGEGAYNISKKLQEQGLIRNSRLFVVLAKHLKYDRKLLSGYYELNKNMSMIDIMKHLNSGKQAMVRLTIAEGKNIYEIANYLETQGFTTKEEFLKACHDKKILEKYSIPSDSVEGYIFPSTYYIVKGNPAEVLVTHMIDSLFKQFPDLEERAKKIGRTVHEVLTMASIVEKEMGPNDDPKLIASVYYNRLNIDKRLEADPTTIYAMTLVKGDYIEKPNLKYDDLRMVHPYNTYKNTGLPPGPICSSSAKAIEASLNPAKTDYIFFVADGTGKHAFSVTYEEHLKNIDKYIFKR
- a CDS encoding sodium-translocating pyrophosphatase; the encoded protein is MKYEILAQNARFFTISAAILTLAFAFYFYKWMRKQDEGTDKMKEIASHVRSGAIAYLKQQYRVIAFFFAGAFIIFAILSYALKVQNPFIPIGFLTGGFFSTLSGFLGMKTATYASARTANAASKSLNQGLTIAFRSGAVMGLTVVGLALFDISMWFIILNAWLDNSWFNTDFLALGNIARDSSEFISAKMHFVTTTMLSFGVGASFQALFARVGGGIFTKAADVGADLVGKVEAGIPEDDPRNPAVIADNVGDNVGDVAGMGADLYESYAGSILAAMSLGSAAFGYINPDISPIYAVSLPMILAAIGTLSSIIGVFFVKTKEGATMGELLKSLRVGVYVSSAIIIVVAFILVKMLLPNNLGLFVSIIVGLIAGNVVGFFTEYYTAAEYKPTQWVAEQSKTGPATVIIGGLAVGMQSTLIPVVTVVVSIILAFGFAGGFGAGASAFSQGLYGIALASVGMLSTLGITLATDAYGPIADNAGGNAEMSGLPESVRERTDALDSLGNTTAATGKGFAICSAALTAMALIAAYIEEIKVSLGRMINSGNLTSINIGTIEYTANTPAELYQKIVYSLHMNEFMNAFNIHLMNPKVLVGIFIGAMLVFFFCALTMKAVGRAAAGVVEEVRRQFREIKGLLAGEAGVKADYEKAVEICTKSAQKEMIVPSVLAIVVPVVVGFIFGVPAVIGMLVGGLTSGFAMAVMMSNAGGAWDNAKKYIEAGNLGGKKILDENGNKITNPNHAAAVIGDTVGDPFKDTSGPSLNILIKLMSLISVVFAGAVVAFSPKIQALLGIADQIIK